The Microcebus murinus isolate Inina chromosome 4, M.murinus_Inina_mat1.0, whole genome shotgun sequence genome has a segment encoding these proteins:
- the ARRB1 gene encoding beta-arrestin-1 isoform X4: MGDKGTRVFKKASPNGKLTVYLGKRDFVDHIDLVDPVDGVVLVDPEYLKERRVYVTLTCAFRYGREDLDVLGLTFRKDLFVANVQSFPPAPQDKKPLTRLQERLIKKLGEHAYPFTFEIPPNLPCSVTLQPGPEDTGKACGVDYEVKAFCAENLEEKIHKRNSVRLVIRKVQYAPERPGPQPTAETTRQFLMSDKPLHLEASLDKEIYYHGEPISVNVHVTNNTNKTVKKIKISVRQHADICLFNTAQYKCPVAMEEADDTVAPSSTFCKVYTLTPFLANNREKRGLALDGKLKHEDTNLASSTLLREGANREILGIIVSYKVKVKLVVSRGGLLGDLASSDVAVELPFTLMHPKPKEEPPHREVPENEAPVDTNLIELDTNDDDIVFEDFARQRLKGMKDDKEEEEDGTGSPQLNDR; encoded by the exons ATGGTGTGGTGCTGGTGGATCCTGAGTATCTCAAAGAGAGGAGAG TCTACGTGACACTGACCTGCGCCTTCCGCTACGGCCGGGAGGACCTGGATGTCCTGGGCCTGACCTTTCGCAAGGATCTCTTCGTGGCCAACGTGCAGTCCTTCCCGCCGGCACCCCAGGACAAGAAGCCCCTGACGCGGCTCCAGGAGCGCCTCATCAAGAAGCTGGGCGAGCACGCCTACCCCTTCACCTTTGAG ATCCCTCCAAACCTCCCATGCTCTGTGACTTTGCAGCCAGGGCCCGAAGACACGGGGAAG GCCTGCGGTGTGGACTACGAGGTCAAAGCGTTCTGCGCAGAGAACCTGGAGGAGAAGATCCACAAGCG GAATTCCGTGCGTCTGGTCATCCGGAAGGTGCAGTATGCCCCAGAGaggcctggcccccagcccacAGCTGAGACCACCAGGCAGTTCCTCATGTCGGACAAGCCCTTGCACCTAGAGGCCTCCCTGGATAAGGAG ATCTATTACCACGGAGAACCCATCAGCGTCAACGTCCATGTCACCAACAACACCAACAAGACAGTGAAGAAGATCAAGATCTCAG TGCGCCAGCATGCGGACATCTGCCTTTTCAACACAGCTCAGTACAAGTGCCCTGTGGCCATGGAAGAGGCTGA cgACACGGTGGCACCCAGCTCCACGTTCTGCAAGGTCTACACGCTGACCCCCTTCCTGGCCAACAACCGGGAGAAGCGGGGCCTTGCCCTGGACGGGAAACTCAAGCACGAAGACACGAACCTGGCCTCCAGCACCCT gcTGAGGGAAGGAGCCAACCGCGAGATCCTGGGCATCATCGTGTCCTACAAGGTGAAGGTGAAGCTGGTGGTGTCTCGGGGCGG CCTGCTGGGAGATCTTGCATCCAG CGACGTGGCTGTGGAACTGCCCTTCACCTTAATGCACCCCAAGCCCAAAGAGGAGCCCCCACATCGGGAAG TTCCAGAGAACGAGGCGCCAGTAGATACCAATCTCATAGAACTTGACACAAA TGATGACGACATTGTATTTGAGGACTTTGCCCGCCAGAGACTGAAAGGCATGAAGGACgacaaggaggaagaggaggacggTACCGGCTCCCCACAGCTCAACGACAGATAG
- the TPBGL gene encoding trophoblast glycoprotein-like: MAPRAGQPGLRGPLLPGLLLVAAALSRPAAPCPFQCYCFGGPKLLLRCASGAELRQPPRDVPPDARNLTIVGANLTVLRAAAFAGGDADGDEAAAGVRLPLLTALRLTHNNIEVVEDGAFDGLPSLAALDLSHNPLRALGGGAFRGLRALRSLQLNHALARGGPALLDSLDAALAPLAELRLLGLAGNALGRLPPAALRLARLEQLDARLNALAGLGPDELRALEREGALPGPRLLLADNPLRCGCAVLPLLAWLRNATERVPDARRLRCAAPRALHNRPLLGLDEARLRCADRDADGRGEDAEAAGPELEASYVFFGLVLALIGLIFLMVLYLNRRGIQRWMRNLREACRDQMEGYHYRYEQDADPRRAPAPAAPAGSRATSPGSGL, encoded by the coding sequence ATGGCCCCGCGCGCGGGACAGCCGGGGCTCCGGGGACCGCTGCTGCCGGGGCTGCTGCTCGTGGCGGCGGCGCTGAGCCGGCCCGCTGCGCCGTGTCCCTTCCAGTGCTACTGCTTCGGCGGCCCGAAGCTTCTGTTGCGCTGCGCGTCGGGCGCCGAGCTCCGGCAGCCGCCGCGGGACGTGCCGCCCGACGCGCGCAACCTCACCATCGTGGGCGCCAACCTGACGGTGCTGCGCGCGGCCGCCTTCGCCGGCGGGGACGCGGACGGGGACGAGGCGGCGGCGGGCGTGCGCCTGCCGCTGCTGACGGCGCTGCGCCTCACGCACAACAACATCGAGGTGGTGGAGGACGGCGCCTTCGACGGGCTGCCCAGCCTGGCTGCGCTCGACCTGAGCCACAACCCGCTGCGCGCGCTGGGCGGCGGCGCCTTCCGCGGGCTGCGCGCGCTGCGCTCGCTGCAGCTCAACCACGCGCTGGCGCGGGGCGGGCCCGCGCTGCTGGACTCGCTGGACGCCGCGCTCGCCCCGCTGGCCGAGCTGCGCCTCCTCGGCCTGGCGGGCAACGCGCTGGGCCGCCTGCCGCCCGCCGCGCTGCGCCTGGCGCGCCTGGAGCAGCTGGACGCGCGCCTCAACGCGCTGGCCGGCCTGGGCCCCGACGAGCTGCGCGCGCTGGAGCGCGAGGGCGCCCTCCCCGGGCCGCGCCTGCTGCTCGCCGACAACCCCCTGCGCTGCGGCTGCGCCGTGCTCCCCCTGCTGGCCTGGCTGCGCAACGCCACGGAGCGCGTACCCGACGCGCGGCGCCTGCGCTGCGCCGCCCCGCGGGCGCTGCACAACCGGCCTCTGCTGGGCCTGGACGAGGCGCGGCTGCGCTGCGCCGACCGCGACGCCGACGGTCGCGGGGAAGACGCGGAAGCCGCGGGCCCGGAGCTGGAAGCCTCCTACGTCTTCTTCGGGCTGGTGCTGGCGCTCATCGGCCTCATCTTCCTCATGGTGCTCTACCTAAACCGCCGCGGCATCCAGCGCTGGATGCGCAACTTGCGCGAGGCCTGCCGGGACCAGATGGAGGGCTACCACTACCGCTACGAGCAGGACGCCGACCCGCGccgcgcgcccgcccccgccgcgcccgccggCTCCCGCGCCACCTCGCCGGGCTCGGGCCTCTGA